The Vanessa atalanta chromosome 6, ilVanAtal1.2, whole genome shotgun sequence region aatcagGTATTATCCTGGAAGACAATAATGATGGGAAATAGCCATTTAAGCAGATATACTAATTTCAAATCATTCAATGACAAAAGTAATGGTGATAtaagaagtttttaaaaataaaaattatttattgcatgaAAACGAGTTTTATTCTTACccgaatatataatatcatacgcaacgaaaataatttctactttttttttttgtcaaaattttttttttcttttctcggGTCGCGTATGTGTCTGTGGCCTtagcaatattttgttttaattacttgtTCTTACATTTGAACACAAGTCATGTTTGACTTAAAACTTTAACTTTGATAAAATTCCTTCTAATCAGTTGCTATCATGTgatattaataatcttaataataaatttaaatgatcccataaaaacttataatattttttatttaatttagatttagagTCACGAGTTTCATTGAGCCTTCTTGTCTGACAATCTCGATTGAATAACTTTTGTTTCGTAATGCTTAATGATGGATGTGATGAAGgcctaagaaatattattactcaAATCTAGTAAACTTTAGTTCTtcgatactatattttaataattcatcataAAAAGTACTTAACTAAAACTAGTAAAGTTGACTCTAAGGACTTGAAAATATTCAGATGTTCTACTTGCATTTTATGTTTCTGtgataatagaaaatttaaccGTATAATTTCCTCATATTCAGATTAGGTagttgagaaataaaataaaatataaaatgtaccaaatatatttatctcttaCTTAAGCTGTTCaagtaattaattgtaatttccttaaaacaattatttaataacattacaagtatttatgtgacaataatatatttaaaaaacaaaacaattacgcatacattaaaacataattatacataactttgattaatatatcaatataattatatgaatactgtataataaaatgtgCGTAGAAAAATGGCGAAAATCAACTTATAAACtagacataataaattaaaaaaatcatacttgcttaatttttatgtataaaaaagtattattaaaatacgccTTGGCGTAAAATATCGAATGCCTTCTCTACGTTGCCAGTGATTTCTTCAGCCGGTCTGTTTGTCGTTATTAACCAAGTACTGCCGCTTGTGCCGCTTTCGAATGCCGTTATAAGACCTTGGACAGCTGAATCTAcgctgtaaaataaaatacacgtaaatacgttaataagtaaataagttattttgtagattattatattgaatgcctcgttgatctagttGCTTCTCATAAGGCTGATGATCCCGAATTTATGTGGAAGGTTGGGATAATTCGTATAGCGATAGCGTTTCGAATAACCGTCTCTTTATATTGTGCGAGTGAGGGAATGAAAAGTGTTTTTGAGTGTTCAATCACAAGTATTGAACAAATCAGATTACTCTGTCTGTGTGTCGGAGCGTCATTTATGGTCGAAATCGGTTAGGACATTACTTTTACCATTATATTTTAAGGCTTCTTTGTTAGGTattagttgaaaaaatatttgaaaattaaactaatttaagtgtgtacaccggttttcatgggtacgtcactccgaggtcccgggttcgattcccggcggggtcgatttagaaaaagttcattagttttctttgttgtcttgggtctgggtgtatgtggtatcgtcgttactactgattttccataacacaagtactttagcaacttacattggggtcagagtatgtgatgttgtccaatatttaaaaaaaaataaaaaatatatttaataattctagtTTATGCCCCGGCCGCGGCTCCGCCCTGAATAACCTGTATGCCAAATTTAATAATGGCCGCCTGATAGTTTTCcttcgtatttataaaatatagatattagttatttattttttactcatCGTggcccgcagcttcgctcgcgttggAGGGTTTGGTCTTCCGGTTTTAGGTTTAAAAGTAGCCTGTGTCCTTCCTTATATGATTCATAcgaattttcatcaaaatcggtccagcaatttggccgtgaaagaacaactgacagacagatagagttacttacaaattatataattatattcttaaaatttagacatttacttattttaatacaatcgtGGATATGATCACAATAATGTTTATACTGAACAAGAAATGCAAATTCTccttaatttatcaaataaaacactttttgcgttaaatttaaatgtcgcGTTGAGTTGTGAAAGCTTAAAAATTATGAAGCTGACTTTcacatatattatgtagaaaGATTGTATAAATATCTGGGTAATTAGGTTTAATAACATCAATGAtgattaataagtttttaatatatagagtaGTTCATAGTTATACAATATTATGGGCGTTTTTTCTCTTGGTGGTTGCTGAGAATATGTGCCCCGATTGGTGGTCCCTCTATGCATCTTCAATTCGATATCATCCctagattatattatactatttccCGATTGACTGTTTTTACAATGACTCACTTACTAAAACCAGAACGAAGCAGTAAAATGCCCGGTTGATAGTACTCATTTTATCTGGCCTATTTTAACAATAAGAtattctactatgtttgaaaaattactttagatttttctaataaaaaaccacaaaaaaatatacttcaacaaaataaaaaagttatattgacatacaattaatttaaatttttaaccttAAGTACAATTTTCGTTGTATGAAGTTGCAGTTAACGAAACCCAcgctctttataaaatattcgatatGATTACGAATGTTAATAGAACAATCgatacatatttgaaaaatcaGTGTAATGATAAATACAATTCACATCCTAAGTGGTGTAATGACggagtaattaattattttatatttcttacagtgagaATGGCTCCTGTTTGTATGACTGCTGTGGGAGCTgagatataaaatacaaataataatacaatgttaTCTGAAATATGACACTCACAAGCAACGACTGTTCGAGTGATTTTTAAATGCACATTTAATGCTATTCTATGAACATTTCTGTTATTATCACGCTGACTGTACGTAAATACTTAGATTGGATGATATCTTTTGTATTTTAGTAATTCAGTAGGCTATTACGTCAAAAGCGATtgatttgttttagttattagtttatttatttttttacttttttttcaataccaATTTTGGTATTCTATATAGAAACATTACGCATAGTTAttgattattgaattaaaaactaccaccggttcggaaaataaaatatcctgacctgagaagaaccggtgaaaccAGCGTTATAGAATTATCGATGGTATTATTCACGAATGTTAGGCTTCTTGTCTTCAGGTAAGATGATCACAGTTAAGATACACTTCTATTATTATAGATACTaagtttatgaaatatatttcataaacttAGTATACGGGATCATCGTATCATCATTGGTATTAGTAGACGGGATCATCGTGTCATCATTGGTCTAAGTTTTATACGATAGGAAAACCTACTAAAAATCCCTAATGTTGCTCAAAGTTCGATGCTTTGGCAGATCAGAACTCAATGCAGTATATGTTTGGGAAAACGTAGTGGCGATTAGGTCAGCCGTTTTAACACAATTaagcctaaataaaaaaaaaactattatttaaaaatacgctTAACTTAAATGAGAAGGTTGTCACAACCCccaaaattcaacgaaatttttCACCTTAATCTGTGGAGTACAATAAAGTTTCAAGATAAcctaaaagtttaaattaaataaaagcttgtgtttaaataaatgttttacctTTGACGAGGAAAGTGCTGCAATGCAACAATTATTTTCTCCTCTAATTCCTCATCAATACACCCAACTCTCCCTCGTATCAAATTAGTATCGGTGATACCGAAACAAATTGTTAGAACACGGACGTCTGTTCGTGAATAATTTTCTTCCTTCTGCAATTTTGatttcaagaaaatatattattatgaaatacataaaataaataaaacactattaaaataagataGCGTTAAATCAATAACTAAGGACAAAAAACGTATCTAAACAATTCTCACCCGTATATTAtcacaaatttattaatcattactaAAGCAGATATGACTTAATTTCTTAACGAATTTGACACTGATGTTAACCAATAGCTGATAATTCGATTGGTTGTCGTTTAACTTCATAATTATGATGTTGAAAATATGATTACATCTTATTTCCTAGAATGATTTCATTCGGAGCACAAGAATTACCAGGTGCTTCTATTTCCACTGtacgtaattattaaacaagttCATGTAGACATAACATTATACGGagtaatagtttattatagCTGCTTACTTCAGGTATAGCTTGGACAATAACATTAATGATAACGTAAGATACGTGAGACGCAGATAGAgatgcaaaattataaaaaatgttacttacgCCTAAACAATTGCTAAATTGTAACACAGCGCTCTTCGTTGCACTGTAAACGGGCAGGATGTGGCTTTGTATCAGAGCTACGATTGATGAAATATTGATGATCGTACCTCCCTTGCCATCTTTGTCTTTTCTCATCCATTTATATGCCTTCAACGACCCAGTTATTAGCGCCgtctaaaaaaaacaatatattatttgaatgacaatttaatgaatacaaactatgaaatatatgaaaactaAAACCTATCCGACTAAAGCATTTGCCAAAAATATGTAACCATAGTCTTCGTCTTAGACGATAACTTGTAGTTTATAAAACAtgagtttattaattttgtaaaaaccaAGCCCTGTTCCTTTTGAAAATTGTATTCCATTATTTGAACTAAATCTGACTGACCATTAGATTTGAAATTTgagaattatttaactttaatatttattcgtattttcGTCCTGTCAAAATACTTAAACGTTTAAAGCATTTATATTACATCGCAAAAATATTGGTCttgcaaaattttttttaaaaatatattaaattctataaactCTATCAGATAACTtcgagttaaaatatttataagtgcttattaaatatcatattatctcACTAAGCCACTCGATTCTAAaccactataatatataataatcctcTAAGCAAGGACGcagttagaaatatatattacatactatataagagccgagatggcccagtggttagaacgcgtgcatcttacccgatgatttcgggttcaaacccaggcaggcaccactaaattttcatgtgcttaatttgtgtttataattcatctcgtgctcggcggtaaaggaaaacatcgtgaggaaacctgcatgtgtctaatttcaacgaaattctgccacatgtgtattccgccaacccgcattggagcagcgtggtggaatatgctccaaaaccttctcctcaaaggtaaaggaggcctttagcccagcagtaagaaaatttgcaggctgctaatactaaaaatataatatttcttatgtttttatgtaattgaaaacattattcAATTTCTTTGATAATGAAAATGTTGTAGGTTGGTTGGTAGGACCAATCTTGGCCTCACCAAGTTTTCGGCAATTTGCtgtcataatttatatcattggttttattattaaaggtcTTTGTGTCACAATTgtattatcaattttttaatcaaaatagtaatagtattgatgtattccggcttgaagggtgggTGAACAAGTGCAACTAGTGCAACCAGTGCATCTACACAAGGTAGATCACATCTTAGTGTTTGATATTGTTGTCATGTTACGTTGCCAATGTCGGTAGTAAACCTCAGTCAGCCctctaatattcaattaaagaaaaaaaagtttcacaGTTGTTCTCGACGGTGACGGAAAACGTGGTTAGGAAAACTTATGTGTCGAATAAAATTCTGACATGTGTATTCATTAAACTTGTCAAAGAATAAGCTAGCTTTTTGAGAAGAGTAGGTCTTTCCCGAACAATTAGACATTTTCAAACAGTTTTACGCTTTGGTTATCTTGTACCTTTATAATTGCGtctaagatattattaatgtattcgattttttaagcttatttaCTAAAAGTGAATCCAATGCTACTCAATAGAAGAATAAATAACCTGATAAGAAAATTGAAGGAAGAATCTAAGAAGGTCAAAAAACAGTCACCATCTGCTTATAAAAAAGGAgatcaaataactaaaaataaaatatataatagtattttgaCTCCTAGTACGAATAGATAAGATGGATCCGATCCATTGTCAATGGATTATCTAAATTTTCTATATCTTTTATTTCCGTCACTGAAACCTAGGTTTCTATAAATAGCTTGTTAAACCCGGCCACGATTCGCTGTAGCTCAGTTAGGTAACAGAAAATTACTAAACGTAACtaaaagtaactaaaaatattgctttacTTAATAGAAATTGAAAATGATAAGTGTTTTGTAGGGAAAACGGATggacgatatttttttgttaattttctgAATTACTATATACGACACATTTAGGTAGGCGATGTGTTAACCTTGTATtcttatattgatttaatagcAGGTGTTACCGGATTCATGcagacaaaacaaaaacaacgaagataattaaatactcaGACATATACTTCATCAATTGTTGCtagttacaatacaaataagtaAGCGcgaatgtatgtaaaaaaatcggTTTTTCCGTATAGATTAACGTAAAGTTTCTAGAACTATGTGTTAAATTAATCTATGCTTTTGCGcagtttaaattactttaattaattacattttttagattaattaattaaatttcaaagaacattaactaattacatattaaagaacattgttaatataatttagcctCATTcgtatatttagttaataaatatcgTACTTTGAAAATGGAATTAACTTTTTTACTTCCGAAAGGGAAAAAATGCACCACCTCATCGAAAATTGTGGTTTGTTTGTGACGATTGCTGAAGCGCCAGTGTCAGAATTGGTTTGCCCATTTTaggtcaaaaaattataatctcgTTTTTATCTCGATCTGGCCGGCCAATCGTTGAAAATattggtgatttttttaaaaagtactgGTAGATCGAAATATTTCATCCCGTAACATCACCACGCAGTTATACATtgaccataaaatatttttaaaccatttacataaaatagattACCTAAAGATATAAGATAAGCGGACACACAAACGCTCGTCGAAACTTCATCATCCTCAACGTGTATCCGAATTTGACCTTGACATTGTCCTTCCGTCGCCAAAGTGTAACTTTAATACGGACATCACAATTTACAATCTTGAACATTATGTTCTGCATCTTTCCGAATAATAATATCTCAGGAAATTGTGtgcattataattttgttatattttatgtagatataaaCATTACGAAATCATTTCACACGTTTTAAAGAAAGTCACTCATTCTAAAGACACTTTCACTGTTTTATAACGCATTTTTGtgatcattatattaaattcttgataatattatacttttattcttTTTGCATATTCAATTGTTTAGGATTTAGAAAACTATATATATggggttttattattaaatagaaatattttcaaacaaatgtaTACATGTAAAACAATATGACATGATTTAATTCAGTGTTGATAACGTTTTGGTATCTACTCTACTTTCTCtagcaaaaattaaattttattatacatttgattttatatattatgctaaTATTCAAACAACATGCTCTTTCTacgaataaaactattttattacgattcaaaaattgcaatttttaaattttcatccaacaaatactttaattattattattttttcgcgTTGAATGCATCAGTTTATCATCGTAACATGCActcaaagtaaaaattattttaacatcaaaaAGAGTTTTACGTTACGACGACCcaaaaaagagaaaaattaaCAGCACTGCTAGACGATCAATTTGATTAGACTTTTAAAACCGGCCGTAAGTTGATGACCGTGTATGGCATATCAATCTTAAGAAACTTGAAAGTTAAGAAATTAAGGACGTACCACATTGACAGCTATTTCCTTCTCGTAAATATTTGGCCCATCATTCATGAGTCCGgcattatttataacaacatcGATATAACCGAATTGTTTTGTTGCTTCATCGAAAGCGGAATCCAAATCGGTTGTAACGTcacactttataaataatattttaccagcCCCATATTTGTCGTTTAATTCCTCTTGTAGCTCTTCTCCTGCGGCCGTATTTACATCTAGTACAGCTATGTgctgaaaacaaattataatttaaataaattaaatttttgtattactttaaatattaaatgtcgtCGAACAAATGAcccaattacaaaaaaaaaactcatgtaCTTAAACTAAAAAGGCTGCTTAGAATACTTTTGTATTCAAGATTATGTTGAATTTAAAGCTCACACCGGTTCGAAATATAGATTGCACTAAGGAAGTGattgtaaaaaagtaataaccGGGGTTATTACTTTTTTGCACGGAATGAATAACATAGCAATTTTAACAAtacaagccgagatggcccagtggttagaacgcgtg contains the following coding sequences:
- the LOC125064883 gene encoding 15-hydroxyprostaglandin dehydrogenase [NAD(+)]-like, with the translated sequence MNVENKVFLITGAATGIGAGVTRALAKKGAKHIAVLDVNTAAGEELQEELNDKYGAGKILFIKCDVTTDLDSAFDEATKQFGYIDVVINNAGLMNDGPNIYEKEIAVNVTALITGSLKAYKWMRKDKDGKGGTIINISSIVALIQSHILPVYSATKSAVLQFSNCLGKEENYSRTDVRVLTICFGITDTNLIRGRVGCIDEELEEKIIVALQHFPRQSVDSAVQGLITAFESGTSGSTWLITTNRPAEEITGNVEKAFDILRQGVF